The segment TCCGGGAAACCCATCCCCACCGGGCCACAGCCTTGCACACCATCAAGCGTTAGGCCCTTTAAAAGCAAACAGATTTAATGATTTCACACTTTCTTGAACGATGACTCCTCGGCTGACGATAAAGACAGGAATTCGTATAATATGTATAATACAATCGCATAATGATGAAGGATATCCCCTGTACAGATAAAGGAGGTTGGGTTCTATGGGGTACTACGACAACTCGAACCAGTTTCGCAGGGTTGTCATTGTCTTGATCACGGCTTTGGTGGCCGCTGTAATCGGAGGAATGTTTGTTTTAACCTTATCCCCTGCCCTCGTTCGAGCCGGTATCCTGCCCCAAGAGTACTTTGTCGGACGGGATGCTGCCCTGTCTGAGGGAAAAGGACCGGAACAAACCGTCAGTCTGAATGTTAATAATGATATAACCGAAGCGGTAAAGAAAGCCCGCCCGGCAGTCGTTGGAGTCGTCAATTATAAACAAACCCAAGACCCTTTCAGTCCAGAAGCGGTTCCACAGGGAACCGGATCAGGAATTATCTTTGAAAAAAGAGGGGACAGAGCCCTTGTCGTGACAAATTACCATGTCATTCAAGGCGCCAACCGAGTTGCAGTCGTCATTCAGCCGGAGAAAAATAACGATCCCACCGAAGTGGAAGCCAAAGTATTGGGAGGAGACAAACCGACGGACTTGGCCGTTTTGGAGATGGATGCCAGTCATGTTAAACATGTGGCTACCTTTGGCAATTCCGACAAACTGAAAGCCGGTGAACCTGCCATTGCCATCGGAAATCCCCTGGGACTGGAATTCTCTCAATCGGTTACTGCCGGAGTAATCAGTTCTCCTCACCGAAATTTCCGGATTGATGAAACCATGTCCATGGATGTCATTCAAACCGATGCCGCCATCAATCCCGGTAACAGCGGTGGGGCTCTGATCAACACAGCTGGACAAGTAATTGGAATCAACAGTTTGAAAATTGCCCAACAAGGCATTGAGGGACTGGGATTTGCCATTCCGGTCAATGACGCCAAACCTATTATCAATGACTTGATCCAACATGGCGAAGTGCGGCGAGCCTATTTGGGTATCGGACTGGAGGATCTGGTGGCGATTCCCAGACAAGCCTGGGAAACAGAACTGAATCTGCCTGACAATATCAACTATGGCTCCGTTGTCTTGCAAGTAGAGCCTGGAACCGGCGCCAGCAGGGGCGGCATCAAAGTACGAGATGTTATTGTGGCGGTGGATGGGAAGAAGATCAACAACACCTCCGAGTTACGATCCTATATATGGAAAGAAAAGTCCATCGGGGATGAAATGAAAGTCACATTGTACCGGAATGGAAAGAAACAACAAAAAACGATTACATTACAGGAAGAGTAATGATCCGGTCAAAACCATAAAGATCACAAGCCCCGCTGCCAAGCGGGGCTTTCAGTATTCCATCACAGTAAACCCACCGAGTTTGTTTCCCAAAAACCACGACTTTTCCTCCCGTGTTACACTAATTAGGCGAGGTGAATGGATATGGAAACCAACCTGACAAAACATCCTACCCGTTGGTATGCCTGCCAAGAACATATCGAGGTCCTGTTGGATCAAATCGTGGATGAGCAGGAGGTCGCCCCGACACTCCTTCCCTGGGAGGAAGGAATGTCGGATTCCCCCGATCCTGTCTGTGATTGGTGCCAAAAAAAACCTGCATACATCCTGACCATCGAGGAGGAACATCCATAAAAAAAGACAGATTGGAGGAATCCCATGCGGATTCAAATCATTGCCGTCGGGAAATTAAAAGAGCAGTATTTAAAGATGGGAGTGGGAGAATACCTGCAACGCCTTTCCCCTTACGCTAAAACAGAAGTGTTGGAAGTACAGGAAGAGAAGGGGCAGGAGCCCTTAAATGAGGCAGAGATTCGACAAATCCTCTCTAAAGAAGGCAGTCGCATTATGCGCTTATTGGGACCGGAAACCCATACCATCGCTTTAGACATCAAAGGAATTGCCCTCTCTTCCGAAACACTGGCCCATCAGATCGACCAACTTGCCACTTATGGCCGCAGCAAACTGGCCTTTGTCATCGGCGGCTCCTATGGACTGTCCAAGGAGGTGCTGCAACGGGCAGATTACAACCTTTCTTTTTCCAAAATGACTTTTCCCCATCCACTGATGAGGCTGATTCTTCTGGAACAACTGTATCGTTCCTTCAAGATCAATCGGGGTGAGACCTATCATAAGTAAGAAGAGCCGAATCGAAGGAAAGGGAAGCTTCTCCCCATAATCAGAGAAACATAAAAACCAGCCTTCCGAATCAGGAGGCTGGTTTTTCGTAATCGGTATTACCTGTACGCAGGTCGTACCTGTACAGTTTGTGCCCGGTCGGGTCCCACGGAAAAAAGAGACAACGGTATTCCCGTCAGTTGAGTGATCCGTTCCACATAATGCTGAACGGCCAAGGGAAGGTCTTCCAGGTTCTTCACTTTTGTGATATCTTCTGTCCATCCTGGCAGTTCCTCATAAATCGGTTCACATTCTGCCAGGATATCGAGACTTGCAGGATAATGTTCCAAAACTTGATCCTTATATCGATAGGCGGTGCAAATTTTTACAGTCTCCAATCCGGTCAATACATCAAGAGAGTTAAGGGAGAGTCCCGTAATTCCGCTTACCCGACGGGCATGCCGGACAACAACGCTGTCAAACCACCCCACCCGGCGAGGGCGGCCCGTTGTAGTACCGTATTCCCGGCCGATTTCCCGGATTCGGTCCCCGGTTTCGTTGTTGAGTTCAGTGGGAAAAGGCCCATCTCCCACCCGTGTGGTATAAGATTTTGCCACCCCGATTACTTGATGAATCTTGGTAGGTCCGACACCGGAACCAATGCAGACACCCCCTGCCACCGGGTTCGAAGAGGTTACAAAGGGATAGGTCCCTTGATCAATATCCAACATCACACCCTGAGCCCCTTCAAAGAGAACCCGTCGCCCCTGATCGATTGCATCATTTAAAACCACGGAGGTATCCGTCACAAAGGGACGAATTTCATCGGCCCAAGCCAGATAGGGTTTATAAATCTCTTCGAAAGTAAACCCGGATGTATCATAGACACGTTCCAGCAATCGATTTTTATCCTCCAGATTTCTCCGCAACTTCTCCGCGAACCGCTTTCGGTCCAACAAATCGGAAATCCGGATTCCGGTACGGGCTGCCTTGTCCATATAGGCCGGTCCGATCCCTTTCCCCGTAGTTCCAATTTTTCCGGAACCCTTCCGGCTTTCCTCTGCCAGATCCTGTTTGATATGGTATGGCATAATCACATGAGCCCGATCCGAGACATGTAAGTTTCTCAGGGAAACACCATGATTCCGCAAATAAGCCAACTCTTCCACCATGGCTTTCGGATGAAGCACCATCCCATTACCCAGTACACAGGTTTTTTCCGAATAGAAAATACCGGAAGGAATCAGATGCAACTTGTACCGTTTCCCGCCGAAAACAATCGTATGTCCGGCGTTGTTTCCCCCTTGGTAACGGGAAACCACTTCTGCTTTCTCCGCCAGAAAATCGGTTATTTTCCCCTTCCCTTCATCTCCCCACTGGGTTCCCACCACAACAATTGTCGACATGAGGACTCCCTCCTTTACGACCGTTTCAATGACCACTCTTTCCGAAAGAACTCTGTTTTAGTCTACCGGGATTTCCCCTGGATGTCAACGAAAAATACGAACGATAATAGCAATTAATCTATTAATCATTCGTATTTTACATATCCGAACCTTGCTGGTGATGAAGGTCAAGACTGAGAAATTTGTTATAGTTTTTGAGAAAGAGAAGTTCCACTTTTCCTACGGGGCCGTTCCGATGTTTGGCCAGAATCACTTCGATAATGTTCTTTTTCTCGGAGTCTTCATTATAGTAATCATCCCGATACAAAAAGGAAACGATATCTGCGTCCTGTTCGATTGAGCCGGACTCCCGCAAATCAGAAAGCATTGGCCGCTTGTCCTGACGTTGTTCAACAGCACGGGACAGCTGAGACAGAGCGATCACCGGCACGTTGAGTTCCCTGGCCAACAGTTTCAACGAACGGGATATCTCGGAGATTTCCTGTTGACGACTGTCATGACCCCGACCTTCAATCAACTGCAGGTAGTCAATTAAAACCAGACCCAGACCATGCTCCGACTGCAATCGACGAAGTTTGGCCCGGATATCAAAAACATTGATTCCCGGAGTATCGTCAATAAAAATAGGAGACTCCGACAATGTACTGATCGCCATCGTCAGCTTTTCCCAATCTTCATCACTCAAACGACCTGTACGAAACGCCTGAGCATCGATATTCCCTTCGGCTGCCAACATCCGTTGTACCAACTGGGGAGCAGACATCTCCAGGTTGAATATGGCTACCGGCTGACCTGCCCGTATCGCCACATTCTGAGCAACATTCAGAGAAAAAGCGGTTTTACCCATACTGGGTCGAGCCGCCAATATAATCAAATCAGACTGTTGAAAGCCTGAGGTCATCTGATCCAAATCCGTATATCCCGAAGGAACTCCCGTTAACTTTCCCTGACTGTAGTGGAGAGATTCGATCCGTTCAAAAGTCTCCATAAGAACATCCCGGATCGGTATAAAGCCCTTGCTCATTCGACGTTGGGAAATCTCCAGGATTTTCTTCTCCGCAGTATCGATGACCATGGAGACATCTTCATCCCCGGCATAACCGGAAGTGGCGATTTCCGTGGCTGTTCGAATCAAACGGCGCAGGATTGCCTTCTCCTCGACAATTCGCGCATAGTACTCCACATTGGCCGCTGTGGGAACAGCAGCGGCCAACTCTGTCAGATAAGAGACTCCACCAATATCCTCCAATAGCTTCCGATCCTGTAACTCGGAAGTGATCGTGACAAGGTCCACCGGCTCTCCTTGCTCAGACAGGTCTATCATTACCTGAAGCAAACGTTGATGAGCTTGCCGATAAAAATCCTCAGGCCGAACTCTTTCCGTCACTGTCACCAGGACGGAAGGTTCGATCAAGATTGCCCCCAGGACGGCTTGTTCCGCTTCCTGATGATGTGGCGGCATCCGATCCGCAAACAATTCACTCATGTTCTACCATCCTCCCTGGTGATTCCCACGAAAAAGGCGCCCCATCGGAGGAAAGCGCCAAAATCTATTACCTAACCTATTCTTCCAGCACCTGTACGGAAAGAGTGGCCGTCACCTTCGGATGAAGCTTGATGGAAACCTTCGTCACACCCAATGTCCGGATGGGTTCCTTCAATAAAATCTTTTTCTTATCAACCTGCAGATCGTGTTCTTTTTTCAATTGCTGACTGATTTGCTTGGAAGTAATGGACCCAAACAATCGTCCGCCCTCTCCGGATTTGGTTTGAAA is part of the Kroppenstedtia pulmonis genome and harbors:
- a CDS encoding CxxH/CxxC protein; this translates as METNLTKHPTRWYACQEHIEVLLDQIVDEQEVAPTLLPWEEGMSDSPDPVCDWCQKKPAYILTIEEEHP
- the rlmH gene encoding 23S rRNA (pseudouridine(1915)-N(3))-methyltransferase RlmH; amino-acid sequence: MRIQIIAVGKLKEQYLKMGVGEYLQRLSPYAKTEVLEVQEEKGQEPLNEAEIRQILSKEGSRIMRLLGPETHTIALDIKGIALSSETLAHQIDQLATYGRSKLAFVIGGSYGLSKEVLQRADYNLSFSKMTFPHPLMRLILLEQLYRSFKINRGETYHK
- a CDS encoding adenylosuccinate synthase encodes the protein MSTIVVVGTQWGDEGKGKITDFLAEKAEVVSRYQGGNNAGHTIVFGGKRYKLHLIPSGIFYSEKTCVLGNGMVLHPKAMVEELAYLRNHGVSLRNLHVSDRAHVIMPYHIKQDLAEESRKGSGKIGTTGKGIGPAYMDKAARTGIRISDLLDRKRFAEKLRRNLEDKNRLLERVYDTSGFTFEEIYKPYLAWADEIRPFVTDTSVVLNDAIDQGRRVLFEGAQGVMLDIDQGTYPFVTSSNPVAGGVCIGSGVGPTKIHQVIGVAKSYTTRVGDGPFPTELNNETGDRIREIGREYGTTTGRPRRVGWFDSVVVRHARRVSGITGLSLNSLDVLTGLETVKICTAYRYKDQVLEHYPASLDILAECEPIYEELPGWTEDITKVKNLEDLPLAVQHYVERITQLTGIPLSLFSVGPDRAQTVQVRPAYR
- a CDS encoding S1C family serine protease is translated as MGYYDNSNQFRRVVIVLITALVAAVIGGMFVLTLSPALVRAGILPQEYFVGRDAALSEGKGPEQTVSLNVNNDITEAVKKARPAVVGVVNYKQTQDPFSPEAVPQGTGSGIIFEKRGDRALVVTNYHVIQGANRVAVVIQPEKNNDPTEVEAKVLGGDKPTDLAVLEMDASHVKHVATFGNSDKLKAGEPAIAIGNPLGLEFSQSVTAGVISSPHRNFRIDETMSMDVIQTDAAINPGNSGGALINTAGQVIGINSLKIAQQGIEGLGFAIPVNDAKPIINDLIQHGEVRRAYLGIGLEDLVAIPRQAWETELNLPDNINYGSVVLQVEPGTGASRGGIKVRDVIVAVDGKKINNTSELRSYIWKEKSIGDEMKVTLYRNGKKQQKTITLQEE
- the dnaB gene encoding replicative DNA helicase, which codes for MSELFADRMPPHHQEAEQAVLGAILIEPSVLVTVTERVRPEDFYRQAHQRLLQVMIDLSEQGEPVDLVTITSELQDRKLLEDIGGVSYLTELAAAVPTAANVEYYARIVEEKAILRRLIRTATEIATSGYAGDEDVSMVIDTAEKKILEISQRRMSKGFIPIRDVLMETFERIESLHYSQGKLTGVPSGYTDLDQMTSGFQQSDLIILAARPSMGKTAFSLNVAQNVAIRAGQPVAIFNLEMSAPQLVQRMLAAEGNIDAQAFRTGRLSDEDWEKLTMAISTLSESPIFIDDTPGINVFDIRAKLRRLQSEHGLGLVLIDYLQLIEGRGHDSRQQEISEISRSLKLLARELNVPVIALSQLSRAVEQRQDKRPMLSDLRESGSIEQDADIVSFLYRDDYYNEDSEKKNIIEVILAKHRNGPVGKVELLFLKNYNKFLSLDLHHQQGSDM